Proteins encoded by one window of Leptospiraceae bacterium:
- a CDS encoding protein kinase has translation MHENRSVIIKSTSFGSIASKENNQLKFEYEILSNFQSPNIIKPIGLEQFGNKVFLILEDIHANSLVELRKEDNIDYSVFLDIALKILSGLSEIHKQNIIHHDIKPENIIYNFQTKELRIIDFGSASNLRKQDSVTFGNSLNSKNLPYLSPEKLEG, from the coding sequence ATGCATGAAAATCGCTCTGTAATTATAAAGTCCACTTCGTTTGGCTCAATTGCGAGTAAGGAAAACAATCAATTAAAATTTGAATACGAAATTCTAAGTAATTTTCAAAGTCCAAATATTATAAAACCAATTGGATTAGAACAATTTGGAAATAAAGTCTTTTTAATATTGGAAGACATTCATGCTAACTCCCTGGTAGAATTAAGAAAAGAGGATAATATAGATTATTCTGTATTTCTTGACATTGCTCTAAAAATTCTATCTGGACTTTCGGAGATTCACAAACAAAACATCATTCATCACGATATAAAGCCTGAAAATATAATTTATAATTTTCAAACAAAAGAATTGCGAATCATTGATTTTGGAAGCGCAAGTAATTTAAGGAAGCAAGATTCGGTTACTTTCGGAAATTCTTTAAACAGTAAAAATCTTCCCTATCTATCACCAGAAAAACTGGAAGGATGA
- a CDS encoding AAA family ATPase has translation MFLSGKFEQFNRNIPFSAIIQIFTKIIQNLLGESNESIEVWKRKILTALEANGKIITDIIPDLEYVIGKQPDYQELTGQENLNRFFIVFKKFINVFTAKEHPIAIFIDDMQWADSASLNLLSNILKDSNMRYFYIMLAYRYNELNSTHPFSQMLINLKEEGIQIEEIHLQALKIDSVATMLSDTLHLPTNRVNLLATILFQKTYGNPFFLVELLKMLYANKNIYYDENKKIWKWNIEEIKKLQISDNVIELLIHKIQTLPKDAQYLLKLASCVGNIFDLETLAIISNRKPNEILSILKVAIEEELIKIIQNNHQILFNVNDENKDIIGISFQFQHDKVEQACFEKLTFQKEIGYGLQLVTSFLMRICFLRMMTGYLKLSVI, from the coding sequence ATATTTTTAAGTGGGAAGTTTGAGCAGTTTAATAGAAATATTCCATTCAGTGCAATCATTCAAATTTTTACTAAAATAATTCAAAATCTTCTAGGAGAGAGCAATGAAAGCATAGAAGTATGGAAAAGAAAAATATTAACTGCACTTGAGGCTAATGGCAAAATCATCACGGATATTATTCCAGATCTAGAATATGTCATTGGAAAACAACCAGATTATCAGGAACTAACGGGGCAGGAGAACTTGAATAGATTTTTTATCGTATTTAAAAAATTTATAAATGTATTTACTGCCAAAGAACATCCAATCGCAATCTTCATAGATGATATGCAATGGGCTGATAGTGCATCTTTAAATTTACTCAGTAATATATTAAAAGATTCTAATATGCGATATTTCTACATCATGCTTGCCTATCGATACAATGAATTGAATTCTACTCATCCTTTCTCTCAAATGCTCATTAATTTAAAGGAAGAGGGTATTCAAATTGAAGAAATCCATTTGCAGGCTCTAAAAATTGATAGCGTTGCAACGATGCTATCCGATACATTACATCTTCCAACTAACAGAGTTAATCTTCTCGCTACAATTCTATTTCAAAAGACTTACGGGAATCCTTTTTTCCTTGTAGAGTTGCTCAAAATGTTATATGCAAATAAAAATATCTATTATGATGAAAATAAGAAAATTTGGAAATGGAATATTGAAGAAATTAAGAAACTTCAAATTTCTGATAATGTTATAGAGCTTTTGATTCATAAGATTCAGACATTACCAAAAGATGCACAATACCTTTTAAAGCTTGCTTCCTGCGTAGGAAATATTTTTGATTTAGAAACATTAGCAATTATCAGTAATCGTAAACCAAATGAAATATTATCAATACTTAAAGTTGCCATCGAAGAGGAGTTAATCAAGATTATCCAAAACAATCATCAAATCTTATTTAATGTAAACGATGAAAATAAGGATATTATTGGAATAAGTTTTCAATTTCAGCATGATAAAGTAGAGCAAGCCTGCTTTGAAAAATTGACATTCCAGAAAGAAATCGGATACGGTTTACAATTGGTAACCTCCTTCTTGATGCGGATTTGCTTTCTGAGAATGATGACAGGTTATTTGAAATTATCGGTTATCTAA
- a CDS encoding response regulator, whose amino-acid sequence MEGKDSNELFLNEVEKIKQKMGNRSYSDLIHLPLNEDPTQELINTILIGSAATTYQYVPQLFPFLGAKLVNIYLEYGNMKDSYGYSAYGIVVGAFFGDYRAAYQCISLAYDISIKYNNLSSKTKASNILANYGNPFAHPLKLSEKINLAGINSALDSGEFEHGGYCLANHPVILFLEEPLIKIKDLLPEQFSLAKTFNHSIAFDILKSVEFICEILIEEAEDEKELLEKEKVFVDSFSEKNANWPFAIYKVIKQFSNFCMGLYELCLQETDEVEKLLPYISGTPYVVEHKFIQSLVYTKQYNSLSEVEKKICLEALNKNLTQMKVWANSCPENYLHQVQLIEAEQFRINGDLWNALNFYDLAIENAKDQGFIQNAALANELAGIILLDAGNFKLAAPYLIDAFNLYEAWGANKKLFLLKENYFVRLKELEFLKIGSAFYKAYKSSEDIYSTDAVEQIDLQTMIQATHAISSEKDFDLLLKIVMRILLENSGADKGVILTVDNQQAEIKFVNELACLILNHEYKFNKSKTTELANSVLNSAFRTKQLVLLDNAYMDGIFTNDPYIQKNHSKSILCYPIFNQNKIRGIVYLENTLATNVFTKDRIHILNLLSTQIAISIENTKFIKQLDESKKKAEEANVIKSNFIANISHEIRTPMNGIMGMKSLLEGTNLDEEQREYLRNIGVSSESLLVILNDILDISKIESGKIEIENISFELKQLVEDSINVIKSRITEKKLNFEFQYDPALSKYIISDMARLRQILINLLSNAVKFTFFGKIELCVQLIGRMDKYIIIEFSVKDTGIGIEESKLEKIFEPFIQADNSITRKYGGTGLGLSISKNLANLLGGELSVKSELGVGSIFTLRMKVLFHDNFESISNSEKTLQATEEESTKKISILLAEDNLMNQKVIVRLLQKMGFDVDYIATNGIEAINIFYEKQIDIILMDIQMPEMDGIEATKFIRSKFQEIKQPIIIALTANAMVGDREKYIEAGMNDYISKPVTPNDLKEKLTFWKGKV is encoded by the coding sequence TTGGAAGGAAAAGACAGTAATGAATTATTTTTAAATGAAGTAGAAAAGATAAAACAAAAAATGGGAAATAGATCTTATTCTGATTTAATTCATCTTCCTTTGAATGAAGATCCAACTCAAGAACTGATTAATACAATCTTAATTGGTTCTGCTGCGACTACCTATCAGTATGTTCCCCAACTATTTCCATTCCTTGGTGCAAAACTAGTGAATATTTATCTTGAATATGGAAATATGAAAGATTCTTACGGTTATTCTGCCTATGGTATCGTAGTGGGGGCTTTCTTTGGTGATTATCGTGCGGCTTATCAATGTATATCGTTAGCTTACGATATAAGTATAAAATACAATAATCTTTCTTCTAAAACAAAAGCATCAAATATATTGGCTAATTATGGTAATCCTTTCGCGCATCCGCTTAAGCTTTCCGAGAAAATTAATCTAGCTGGAATTAATTCAGCTTTAGATTCCGGGGAATTTGAGCATGGAGGCTATTGTCTTGCAAATCATCCTGTAATTCTATTCCTAGAGGAGCCTCTTATTAAAATTAAAGATCTGCTACCCGAACAATTTTCTCTTGCGAAAACTTTTAATCATTCTATCGCATTCGATATTTTAAAATCTGTAGAGTTTATTTGTGAAATTTTAATCGAGGAAGCAGAAGATGAGAAAGAACTCTTAGAGAAAGAGAAAGTATTTGTCGATTCTTTTTCAGAGAAAAATGCTAATTGGCCTTTCGCGATTTACAAAGTAATAAAGCAATTCTCTAACTTTTGTATGGGCTTATACGAATTATGTTTGCAGGAAACAGATGAGGTAGAAAAACTTCTTCCTTATATCAGTGGAACGCCCTATGTTGTGGAGCATAAGTTTATTCAGTCTTTGGTTTATACAAAGCAATACAATTCTTTATCGGAAGTAGAAAAGAAAATTTGTTTAGAAGCGTTAAATAAGAATTTGACGCAAATGAAAGTTTGGGCAAATTCTTGTCCTGAAAATTATTTGCATCAAGTTCAGTTAATAGAAGCAGAGCAGTTTCGTATTAACGGAGATCTATGGAATGCTCTTAACTTCTACGATTTGGCAATTGAAAATGCTAAAGATCAGGGCTTTATACAAAATGCAGCGCTTGCAAATGAGTTGGCCGGTATAATACTATTAGACGCTGGTAATTTTAAATTAGCCGCACCTTATTTGATAGATGCTTTTAATTTGTATGAAGCATGGGGCGCAAACAAAAAACTTTTTCTCTTAAAAGAGAATTATTTTGTCAGGCTAAAGGAGTTAGAGTTCTTGAAGATAGGTTCTGCCTTCTATAAAGCCTATAAGTCTTCTGAAGATATTTACTCCACCGATGCAGTCGAACAAATTGATTTACAAACAATGATTCAGGCTACACATGCAATTTCTAGCGAGAAGGACTTTGATTTACTATTAAAGATTGTAATGAGAATTCTATTGGAAAATTCCGGTGCAGATAAGGGCGTGATTTTAACCGTTGATAATCAACAGGCAGAAATTAAATTCGTAAATGAACTTGCCTGTCTTATTCTAAATCATGAATACAAATTTAATAAATCAAAAACTACTGAGCTTGCGAACTCTGTTTTAAACAGTGCCTTCAGAACAAAGCAACTAGTCTTATTGGATAATGCGTATATGGATGGGATATTTACAAATGATCCTTATATCCAGAAGAATCATTCTAAGTCTATTCTTTGTTATCCGATATTTAACCAGAACAAAATTCGTGGGATTGTTTATTTGGAGAACACTTTAGCGACTAACGTATTTACAAAAGACCGAATTCATATTTTAAATTTATTGTCAACACAGATTGCCATATCCATTGAAAATACAAAGTTTATAAAACAATTAGATGAGTCCAAGAAAAAAGCAGAAGAAGCAAATGTGATCAAGTCTAATTTTATAGCAAACATAAGCCATGAAATTAGAACTCCAATGAATGGAATTATGGGAATGAAGTCTTTACTCGAAGGAACAAATTTAGACGAAGAACAACGAGAATATTTGCGCAATATCGGTGTTAGCTCTGAATCTTTGTTAGTCATACTAAATGATATTCTTGATATTTCAAAAATTGAATCAGGAAAAATAGAAATTGAAAATATCTCATTTGAATTAAAGCAATTAGTAGAAGATTCGATTAATGTAATAAAAAGCCGCATTACAGAAAAAAAATTGAACTTTGAATTTCAGTATGATCCTGCCCTTTCTAAATACATTATTTCGGATATGGCAAGGTTACGGCAAATTCTTATTAACCTTTTAAGCAATGCTGTTAAGTTTACCTTTTTCGGGAAAATTGAACTTTGTGTTCAATTGATTGGAAGAATGGATAAATATATTATAATAGAATTTTCGGTAAAGGATACAGGGATTGGTATTGAAGAATCGAAATTGGAAAAAATATTCGAACCTTTTATTCAAGCGGATAATTCTATTACCCGAAAATATGGAGGAACTGGACTAGGACTTTCTATTTCAAAGAATCTTGCCAATTTATTAGGAGGAGAACTTAGTGTTAAATCAGAATTAGGCGTTGGAAGTATTTTTACACTTCGGATGAAAGTTTTATTTCATGATAATTTTGAATCTATTTCAAATTCTGAAAAGACATTGCAGGCAACGGAAGAAGAGTCTACTAAAAAGATTTCTATTTTATTAGCAGAAGATAACTTAATGAATCAAAAAGTAATTGTTCGATTGCTTCAAAAAATGGGATTTGACGTAGACTACATTGCGACCAATGGAATAGAAGCAATCAATATCTTTTATGAAAAGCAAATAGATATTATCCTCATGGACATTCAAATGCCAGAAATGGATGGAATAGAAGCAACCAAGTTTATAAGAAGTAAATTCCAGGAAATAAAACAACCCATCATCATTGCCCTGACTGCGAATGCAATGGTTGGTGATCGAGAAAAATACATTGAAGCAGGAATGAATGATTATATCAGTAAACCCGTTACGCCTAACGATTTAAAAGAAAAGCTGACTTTCTGGAAAGGAAAAGTGTGA
- a CDS encoding AAA family ATPase: protein MNLDKPMQQEIFLKNILTLLSTDKTVKITEKKSFVNSVRELNIPTETLGQWTNSWKLAAKSLYLPGDAKDVQDMVLYLYSALLSDENLVQSGMELLLAEFAKASLDKKKALDIIAQRTSLQSEKSFQKRVESIRDKLVLSAKPKASSNGTGDKKFYVANQVSYEGLDELQRLLLAYKLGLHVAIDGPPGVGKTQSILEISNILGKQVYTKTCSSRTTESHIISFPILTSQDGVSVTAQENGPLVRAMLEGTIFYGDEFNLLKEDVQKRMNSAFDDRAAIDRMDGMMIQAQKGFWGAISYNPTNNMVSRDLEESVADRFVHLHYDRWSADFKALVASSKAKSGLPGTKIMDSQFGIKLDWRAVGENLKFYRGEEASDGKISWYDFFTGAAEKETPAYIYRCYDKTSIFQSNSPNQKQDLETLAANAFSEQELARMISRFTELLLSLAHTGESPLLKKIGLADLKEKEDLELLSLHESSTRIEVAALKSYYELINRGWNRYLAQSYAVRIVIDQICYGQFRNKKLRENTTYSLVSLIAKNMRLFADTAKYNTKMLTDSLLRQNG, encoded by the coding sequence ATGAATTTAGACAAACCGATGCAACAGGAGATATTTCTGAAAAACATTCTGACTCTTCTTTCCACAGACAAGACTGTTAAGATCACAGAAAAGAAAAGCTTTGTAAATAGCGTTCGAGAATTAAATATTCCCACTGAAACTTTAGGTCAATGGACAAATTCGTGGAAACTAGCCGCAAAGTCCTTGTATCTACCGGGTGACGCTAAAGACGTGCAGGATATGGTTTTGTATTTATATTCTGCGTTACTCTCGGATGAGAATCTGGTTCAATCAGGCATGGAATTACTTCTAGCCGAGTTCGCAAAAGCTAGTCTGGATAAGAAAAAAGCGTTAGATATCATAGCTCAAAGAACTTCTCTCCAATCCGAAAAATCCTTTCAGAAAAGAGTAGAGAGTATTCGCGATAAATTAGTGTTATCCGCTAAACCAAAAGCATCTAGCAATGGAACAGGTGATAAAAAATTCTATGTCGCAAACCAAGTAAGCTACGAAGGACTCGACGAACTCCAGAGACTTCTGCTTGCTTATAAATTAGGACTGCATGTAGCGATTGACGGTCCGCCGGGTGTAGGTAAAACACAAAGTATATTAGAAATTTCAAATATACTTGGGAAACAAGTTTATACAAAGACTTGCTCTTCTAGAACTACTGAGTCTCATATTATTTCTTTTCCGATTCTTACTTCGCAAGATGGAGTCAGTGTAACCGCACAGGAAAACGGACCACTCGTTCGTGCTATGCTTGAAGGGACAATCTTTTACGGAGATGAATTTAATCTATTAAAAGAAGATGTGCAAAAAAGAATGAACTCTGCTTTTGATGACAGAGCCGCAATAGATAGAATGGATGGAATGATGATCCAAGCCCAAAAAGGTTTCTGGGGGGCTATTTCGTATAATCCGACAAATAATATGGTATCTAGAGACTTAGAAGAATCGGTTGCGGATCGCTTTGTGCATTTACATTATGATAGATGGAGCGCAGACTTTAAAGCCCTAGTCGCTTCGAGTAAAGCCAAATCAGGATTACCCGGAACAAAGATAATGGACTCACAGTTTGGAATTAAACTGGATTGGAGAGCAGTCGGTGAGAATTTAAAATTCTACAGAGGAGAAGAAGCGAGTGATGGAAAAATTTCCTGGTATGATTTCTTTACCGGAGCCGCAGAGAAAGAAACTCCTGCTTATATCTACCGATGTTACGATAAGACAAGCATTTTCCAATCGAATTCTCCCAATCAAAAGCAAGACTTGGAGACTCTAGCAGCTAACGCTTTCTCCGAGCAGGAATTAGCCAGAATGATTTCAAGGTTTACCGAGTTACTTCTCTCTCTTGCGCATACGGGAGAGTCTCCGCTCTTAAAAAAAATCGGTCTTGCGGACTTAAAAGAAAAAGAAGACTTAGAGCTACTCAGTTTACATGAAAGCTCTACGCGTATTGAAGTGGCAGCGCTCAAGTCCTATTATGAATTAATCAACAGAGGGTGGAATCGTTATTTGGCGCAGTCTTATGCTGTGAGAATTGTAATTGATCAAATCTGCTACGGACAGTTTAGAAATAAAAAGCTACGGGAAAATACCACTTATTCGCTAGTCTCTCTCATTGCTAAAAATATGAGACTATTCGCAGACACAGCTAAATACAATACAAAAATGCTTACCGACTCACTCCTTCGTCAAAATGGATAA
- a CDS encoding diguanylate cyclase: MKQILVVDDSETSILYLQLILRDYEVIFALNGNEMWERLNESSPVLILMDVMLPDANGYELVKQLSKTEKYKDIPIIFQTAKSSGDDLEKGFESGAVDYIRKPVDKKELKARVKSVLKIKELENELYQKSITDYLTGIYNRRHFFEIAAKHLSFCQTLKKNLSIALLDIDFFKKINDTYGHDAGDFVLKKFAEIIGQTKRPNDILARYGGEEFILLFFETDKSEALKILISIQNAIVNKKIVFHEFEIECKFSCGLVDLQEFADMPRIDDLIRDADKRMYTAKLTGRNRIIYEG; this comes from the coding sequence ATGAAACAAATATTAGTAGTCGATGATTCTGAAACTAGCATCTTATATCTTCAATTAATTTTACGTGACTATGAAGTGATCTTTGCTTTAAATGGCAATGAAATGTGGGAACGGCTAAATGAAAGTAGCCCCGTATTAATTTTAATGGACGTAATGCTTCCTGACGCCAATGGCTATGAATTAGTAAAGCAACTATCAAAGACTGAGAAATATAAAGACATTCCAATTATTTTCCAAACAGCTAAGAGTTCTGGCGATGATTTAGAAAAGGGATTCGAGTCAGGAGCAGTAGACTATATTCGAAAACCGGTAGACAAGAAAGAACTTAAAGCCCGTGTGAAGTCTGTTCTGAAAATAAAAGAGCTTGAAAATGAACTGTATCAAAAATCGATTACGGACTATTTGACTGGAATTTACAATAGAAGACATTTTTTTGAAATTGCAGCAAAGCATTTAAGTTTTTGTCAAACTTTAAAAAAGAATCTAAGCATTGCCCTTTTAGATATAGATTTTTTTAAAAAGATCAATGATACTTATGGTCATGATGCAGGTGATTTTGTTTTAAAAAAATTCGCAGAGATTATTGGACAAACAAAGAGACCTAATGATATTCTGGCTCGATATGGTGGAGAAGAGTTCATTTTATTGTTCTTTGAAACTGATAAATCGGAAGCTCTAAAAATTTTAATCTCCATTCAAAATGCAATTGTAAATAAAAAAATAGTATTCCATGAATTTGAAATTGAATGCAAGTTTAGTTGTGGTTTAGTCGACTTACAAGAATTTGCCGATATGCCTCGAATTGACGATCTTATTCGGGATGCGGATAAAAGAATGTATACTGCAAAACTAACTGGAAGAAATAGAATTATTTATGAAGGCTGA
- a CDS encoding response regulator, which translates to MRKKILLVDDDEIFLEFIKNALEKKDYEVSTADNGEDGLNKFNKNSYNLVITDIYMPVMDGVQFINNLLLFENKPVIIAQSVQSDMHLVIELMQNGIYDYLLKPYNITELFLKIEKAYEMAELRILKENLEKEREIRNAHILNWNKWKENILKRDQDKIDGNLIGSIRTSFSQGTGIGTLLSTIDILERKSKEKENHYEVNKSLMKILFENAKSATRIIEVLDEIDRIQTSDLELEKHCISDVYRILNTASIQLKDFEKLKNQTLVMCENKFRYFSSQVNINPDYLEKAFKELLLNAIKFSTDNSKIYILFEAKQNSILISVLNTPTHEGDIYGIQPEYSNIIFEPFFRITKLVYESIPTLDFGLGLTMVDKIILRHNGKIRANNLRSYLDTNEDGSPSTLVNFEIEIPISK; encoded by the coding sequence ATGAGAAAGAAAATTCTTTTAGTAGATGATGATGAAATATTTCTTGAATTCATTAAAAATGCATTGGAGAAAAAAGACTACGAAGTCTCGACAGCAGATAATGGGGAGGATGGACTCAACAAATTTAACAAAAATTCTTACAATCTTGTAATTACCGATATTTATATGCCTGTAATGGACGGTGTGCAATTTATAAATAATCTTTTATTATTCGAAAATAAACCCGTCATTATCGCTCAATCCGTCCAGTCCGATATGCACTTAGTCATTGAACTCATGCAAAATGGAATCTATGATTATTTGCTCAAGCCTTATAACATTACCGAATTATTTTTAAAAATAGAAAAAGCCTATGAGATGGCAGAGCTAAGAATTCTAAAAGAGAATTTGGAAAAAGAAAGAGAAATTCGAAATGCCCATATACTGAATTGGAATAAATGGAAAGAAAATATTCTGAAACGGGATCAAGATAAAATTGATGGAAACTTAATTGGGAGTATCCGCACTTCTTTTAGTCAGGGAACAGGGATAGGAACGCTCTTATCTACAATTGACATTCTAGAAAGAAAATCGAAAGAAAAAGAAAACCATTACGAAGTCAATAAATCATTGATGAAAATTCTATTTGAAAATGCGAAGAGTGCTACTCGCATCATTGAAGTATTAGATGAAATTGATAGAATTCAAACTAGTGATTTGGAACTTGAAAAACATTGTATTTCGGATGTGTATCGGATATTAAATACTGCTTCGATCCAATTAAAAGACTTTGAAAAATTAAAAAATCAAACTCTTGTTATGTGCGAAAATAAATTTAGATACTTCTCCTCCCAGGTCAATATCAATCCTGATTATTTAGAAAAAGCTTTCAAAGAATTGCTTTTGAATGCAATTAAGTTCTCAACAGACAATAGCAAAATCTATATCCTTTTTGAAGCGAAACAAAACAGTATACTCATTTCTGTTTTGAACACTCCTACACATGAAGGAGATATTTATGGAATTCAACCTGAATATTCTAATATTATATTTGAACCATTTTTTAGAATTACAAAATTAGTTTATGAGTCCATTCCTACTTTGGATTTTGGGCTCGGTCTTACTATGGTAGATAAAATAATTCTAAGACATAACGGAAAAATCAGAGCGAACAATCTACGTAGTTACCTGGATACAAATGAGGATGGATCCCCCAGCACCCTTGTGAATTTTGAAATCGAAATTCCGATTTCAAAATAA
- a CDS encoding PAS domain S-box protein: MNYLDKSKEELIQEIQVLQQEKNFLKTFYEDKDRQVDTQLKESEEKFKTIFDKSLSAMIIADDLGNYLAVNQAASQLFGYSMSEFVQMNVRDLITVSDPNASERYKEYIRKGEEIGEFNFISKDGIPKIVQYQAIRLKPNFNLSILMEITKLKQVEQELKINMKKLESLNNTKDKFFSIIAHDLRNPFAGIIGLSEVAVTKLREEKKKNQNF, translated from the coding sequence ATGAACTATTTAGATAAATCAAAAGAAGAACTGATTCAAGAAATACAGGTATTGCAGCAAGAAAAGAATTTCCTGAAGACGTTTTATGAAGACAAAGACAGACAAGTAGATACGCAGCTTAAAGAAAGCGAAGAAAAATTTAAAACTATTTTCGATAAAAGTTTATCTGCTATGATAATCGCAGATGATCTCGGCAATTATTTAGCTGTAAATCAAGCTGCCTCGCAACTCTTTGGTTATTCAATGAGTGAGTTTGTGCAAATGAATGTTAGAGATTTAATTACTGTCAGTGATCCAAATGCCAGCGAACGATATAAGGAGTATATTAGGAAAGGCGAAGAGATTGGTGAATTTAATTTTATTTCCAAAGACGGTATTCCTAAAATTGTTCAATACCAAGCAATTCGACTGAAACCCAATTTTAATTTAAGCATTTTGATGGAAATTACCAAACTTAAGCAAGTAGAGCAAGAATTAAAAATAAATATGAAAAAGCTAGAATCTCTAAATAATACAAAGGACAAATTCTTTAGCATTATAGCGCATGATTTGCGTAATCCGTTCGCAGGAATTATAGGTCTTTCAGAAGTCGCAGTAACAAAGCTAAGAGAAGAGAAAAAGAAGAATCAGAACTTCTGA
- a CDS encoding HAMP domain-containing histidine kinase — protein MELICAAGKSGFDLLENLMKWVKTQTGEIVFNPENISMNYLISHAIAITEGNAYNKNITIQSQLSENDIVFADQSLTNTILRNLLTNAIKFTHSNGKITISAKEKNDFFEISILDSGIGIDPANLQRIFILNSQSSKLGTNKEGGTGLGLILCKEFVEKQGGTIWVESELGKGSKFTFTLPKGR, from the coding sequence ATGGAGTTAATTTGCGCGGCCGGTAAATCTGGATTTGATTTATTGGAAAATTTGATGAAGTGGGTAAAAACTCAAACCGGAGAAATTGTTTTTAATCCAGAAAATATTTCTATGAATTATCTAATCTCTCACGCTATTGCAATCACCGAAGGAAATGCATATAACAAAAATATAACAATACAGAGTCAACTATCCGAAAATGATATAGTCTTTGCAGATCAGTCTTTAACGAATACAATTCTTCGAAATCTTCTTACAAATGCTATTAAGTTCACCCATTCTAACGGAAAAATTACAATCTCAGCAAAAGAGAAAAATGATTTTTTTGAAATTTCAATTTTGGATTCAGGTATAGGTATTGATCCAGCGAATTTACAAAGAATTTTTATTTTAAATTCCCAGAGTAGTAAACTCGGCACAAACAAAGAAGGAGGAACAGGGCTTGGACTCATTCTATGCAAAGAATTTGTAGAAAAACAAGGTGGAACTATTTGGGTAGAAAGTGAACTCGGAAAAGGAAGTAAGTTTACTTTCACTTTACCAAAAGGAAGATGA
- a CDS encoding transposase: MVHEHLFLLKQGLECWEFYQSKVKECDTEIEKLLNELTKDKDKHDSLNHPKKINSHNKPEIEDLHGKLLMLTNGVDISVLPGLSDLSFMQIISELGINMDRWKSSKHFVSWLNLAPSISSSGKSKKKKKKKGFNYAGQIFREAAMRGGNSKFLSISSFYKRIRARSVAKVANVATARKIAVLFYNLLKHGLNYVEEGIEKAEMKFRERSIKSMEKRALDLGLTVIFQTIK; this comes from the coding sequence TTGGTACATGAACATTTATTTTTATTAAAACAGGGATTAGAATGTTGGGAATTTTATCAAAGTAAAGTAAAAGAGTGTGATACGGAAATCGAAAAATTATTAAATGAATTAACCAAAGACAAGGATAAACACGATTCTTTAAACCATCCTAAAAAAATAAATAGTCACAATAAACCCGAAATAGAGGATTTGCATGGTAAGCTGCTGATGTTAACTAATGGAGTGGATATTAGCGTATTACCCGGACTAAGTGATTTAAGTTTTATGCAAATAATTTCAGAATTAGGAATCAATATGGATAGATGGAAAAGTTCAAAACATTTCGTATCATGGTTGAATTTAGCTCCGAGTATTAGTTCTTCTGGAAAGTCAAAGAAGAAGAAAAAGAAGAAAGGATTTAATTATGCAGGTCAAATATTTAGAGAAGCCGCAATGCGCGGTGGGAATAGCAAGTTTTTATCAATAAGCAGTTTCTATAAAAGAATCAGAGCAAGAAGTGTAGCTAAAGTTGCAAATGTCGCAACGGCAAGAAAGATCGCAGTATTATTTTACAACTTATTAAAACATGGACTGAATTATGTAGAAGAAGGAATCGAGAAAGCTGAAATGAAATTCCGAGAACGCTCAATCAAAAGTATGGAGAAGAGAGCGCTGGATCTCGGATTAACGGTCATCTTTCAAACGATTAAGTAG